AACGCCACATGTGCCGCCAAATGGTATTAATCGGGCTATTGCTGCCGCCGCACTCGGCGAGCCGGTCGGCAGACGACCGACCCGGCCGCTTCAGGAGCGTTCGTAGACGACGGTGCCGTCGGCGATCGTGTGGGTGAGGCGGGCGTCGGCGGGTAGTCCCGCGCCGGTAGCGAACAGGTTGCGGTGGAGCCCGGCAGGTCCGCGCGCTTGCCGACCGCGATCGTGTCGGCGTCATGGTTGACGTACGCCGAGTCTGCGGTGAACGCGATGGGTAGCGGCAGCGCCTGTTCCGGCAGGAACGGGGCGTCGAGCTCGGTCACCGCGGCGGCGAGCAGCTCGGCATCGACGTACGTCAGGCCCCAGTTGTCGGTGTGGCCGCCGCGCCCAATCCGGTCCCAGGTACGCCTGCCGGGCCGCGAGGTCGTTGAGTCAGACCCGTAGCCGGTTGCGCCCGGCCAAGGGCGCGTGAATGTGGGCGTCCTGGAATCCTGGCAGCACCATGCCGCCCGATCGGCGGGTAGCAAAACCAGTGCAGCGATCGAAGTGTCGGCCGCTTCGGTCGCGCTCGGGGGAACATGGTGGCCATGGTGTTACCCAGACGGTTGGCGAGGTTCAACCGGGTCGTCACCAACCGCGTGACCGGTCCGCTGGCCGGGCGGCTGCCCGGTTTCGGCGTCATCATCCATCGGGGCCGCCGCTCTGGTCGCGAGTACCGGACGCCGATCAATATCTTCCGGACGTCCGACGGTTACGTCGCCGCGTTGACCTACGGGGTCACCGACTGGGCGAGAAACGTACTGGCGGCCGGCGGCTGTGAGCTGGAGATCCGCGGCCGGCGAGTGCCCCTCACCCGTCCCCGCCTCGTGCACGACCCCACCCGCCGGGACATGCCGCCGGTCGTCCGCCAGCTCGTCGGGGTGATCGGCGTGACCGACTTCCTCTATCTCGACACCGTGCCCGATGCAGACCACGTCCACTAGGCAGATCTCCGCCGGGCTTCCTACCGAAGGCTCGACGTTGGCAGCGAGTCGGCGAGTTCGGCGATAACCTCGGCGTGG
The nucleotide sequence above comes from Micromonospora sp. NBC_00389. Encoded proteins:
- a CDS encoding nitroreductase family deazaflavin-dependent oxidoreductase is translated as MVLPRRLARFNRVVTNRVTGPLAGRLPGFGVIIHRGRRSGREYRTPINIFRTSDGYVAALTYGVTDWARNVLAAGGCELEIRGRRVPLTRPRLVHDPTRRDMPPVVRQLVGVIGVTDFLYLDTVPDADHVH